The following are encoded in a window of Ignavibacteriales bacterium genomic DNA:
- a CDS encoding DUF2569 family protein: MTDINENLENEKSTIPPVPPLPPLKGIGGWLLLFIIGTFVSAVINFITVAQTGSTSFLSGGNMLVSNPYVASLLGLFALITAIMLITVRNIYAVWAARIYMITYLIGSIIVAITGLEAPSGYYVINEEGEIIRGIFSAILLNSIWQTYFFRSKRVQATYPKIAEVQVDSSLEIGKTLTSLFNKQKLGINYYVGLGLFLTLVISWFLYGIYYALWEGYTLQFPTASFFFAFRIPLAILYSVLLIFLLHTLRNDWLVAVAMGFGTSILSLLFRLILSNTSAGLLFNFTWSFFLVLSLSLAMRTWGFKWWAFILWVPIGNLVDGLIGEILNILQYSGNHFSISFLPISIIQGMVEGTIFYFSIYFFLKQKGVPVNKVG; the protein is encoded by the coding sequence ATGACCGACATCAATGAGAATTTAGAAAACGAAAAAAGTACGATCCCACCTGTTCCTCCACTTCCACCTTTGAAAGGAATCGGCGGATGGCTTCTTCTATTTATAATCGGAACTTTTGTCAGCGCCGTGATAAATTTTATAACTGTTGCACAAACCGGTTCTACTTCTTTTTTGAGCGGTGGAAATATGCTGGTATCAAATCCGTATGTTGCATCCTTGCTTGGTTTGTTCGCTCTTATAACGGCTATAATGTTAATAACTGTCCGAAACATTTATGCTGTATGGGCTGCTCGTATTTATATGATCACGTATTTGATCGGAAGTATTATTGTTGCCATTACCGGTCTCGAAGCGCCAAGCGGATATTATGTTATAAATGAAGAAGGCGAAATAATCAGAGGAATTTTTTCTGCAATATTACTTAATTCAATTTGGCAGACTTATTTCTTCCGTTCCAAAAGAGTACAAGCAACATATCCTAAAATAGCAGAGGTTCAAGTAGATTCTTCACTTGAAATCGGCAAAACTCTTACTTCCCTTTTCAATAAACAAAAACTTGGTATTAATTATTATGTTGGACTTGGGCTATTTTTGACATTAGTAATCTCATGGTTTTTATACGGAATCTATTACGCATTATGGGAGGGCTACACTTTACAATTTCCGACGGCTTCATTTTTCTTTGCTTTTAGAATACCTCTTGCAATTTTATATTCCGTTCTGTTGATTTTTTTATTGCATACACTACGCAATGATTGGCTTGTTGCCGTTGCAATGGGATTTGGGACATCAATTCTTTCATTGTTATTCCGATTAATTCTCAGCAATACATCTGCTGGTTTATTATTCAATTTTACTTGGTCATTTTTCCTTGTGCTCTCTCTTAGTTTAGCTATGAGGACTTGGGGATTTAAATGGTGGGCTTTTATTCTTTGGGTCCCGATTGGCAATTTAGTTGATGGACTTATTGGTGAAATATTAAACATCCTTCAATACTCCGGTAATCATTTTTCTATTTCATTTTTACCGATAAGTATTATTCAAGGTATGGTTGAAGGAACAATATTTTATTTCAGTATTTATTTCTTCTTAAAACAGAAAGGAGTTCCAGTTAATAAAGTTGGTTAA
- a CDS encoding YdeI/OmpD-associated family protein, translating into MRPIFFAKQTDLRKWFGKNHKKEKELLIGFYKKDSGRESITWPQSVDEAICFGWIDGIRRSIDEISYSIRFTPRNPKSIWSAVNIKKVENLTKLGLMKPAGIAAFKKLDQSKSIIYSFEQRVVKFDENYETLFKKNKKAWKSFSSQVPSYQKPAIHWVMSAKLEDTRLRRLNILISDSAQEQKIAPLRRNK; encoded by the coding sequence ATGAGACCAATCTTTTTCGCAAAGCAAACTGATCTTAGAAAGTGGTTTGGAAAGAATCACAAGAAGGAGAAAGAACTTCTAATTGGTTTTTACAAAAAAGATTCCGGAAGAGAAAGTATAACTTGGCCTCAATCTGTAGATGAAGCTATATGCTTCGGTTGGATTGACGGTATTAGAAGATCAATTGATGAGATCAGTTATTCAATTCGATTCACTCCCCGCAATCCTAAGAGCATTTGGAGTGCAGTAAATATCAAGAAGGTAGAAAATCTTACTAAACTCGGGTTGATGAAGCCTGCTGGAATTGCTGCATTCAAAAAACTCGATCAAAGCAAATCTATAATTTATTCATTCGAACAGAGAGTCGTAAAGTTTGATGAGAATTATGAAACCCTTTTTAAGAAGAATAAAAAAGCCTGGAAATCTTTTTCCAGTCAAGTCCCCTCTTACCAAAAACCAGCTATCCATTGGGTAATGAGCGCTAAGCTTGAAGATACACGTTTAAGAAGATTAAATATTTTGATAAGCGATTCTGCACAAGAGCAAAAGATTGCACCGTTAAGAAGAAATAAATAA